From Ananas comosus cultivar F153 linkage group 8, ASM154086v1, whole genome shotgun sequence, one genomic window encodes:
- the LOC109714031 gene encoding uncharacterized protein LOC109714031, with translation MAAAGATRGKAPWALLLRFRSYARPRLFSAPKPYHNPTPPLPCFFRLLPSRPFSANPNPVMGDRVVQELLAEAERERQREREERRKAGVDVADDDDEEEEDYMGVGPLIEKLEKKRAREADSAFDMFWEPTDSDSDEDDERFSPDEIKKRLDEFDRKCKRHSELLKNFAEAETLDEAHKWMTKIDKFEQRHLKLPLEYRVIGDMMNRLKESTGKERFILLQKLNRAVRLMECKEAYDPTNPANFGVIQHQQVGSPDDLVDNAGFEKEKQMIQGARLEEDDEDFSEAKERDDALIEKLNAIEKKLEEKLAELDHTFGKKGRALEEEIKDLVEERNSLTDKKRRPLYRKGFDVKVIDVNRTCKVTKGGQVAKYTALLATGNYHGVVGFAKAKGPTAKIAIQRAYEKCFQNLHYIERYEDHTIAHAIHTKYEKTKIYLWPGPMGSGISAAGRTVETVLYLAGFSNVKSKIIGSRNPLNVIKALFKALNAIETPKDVQEKFGRTVVESYLM, from the exons aTGGCCGCGGCCGGAGCCACGCGGGGGAAGGCTCCGTGGGCTCTTCTCCTCCGCTTCCGCTCCTACGCCCGCCCCCGCCTCTTCTCCGCCCCGAAACCCTACCACAACCCCACCCCCCCTCTTCCCTGCTTCTTCCGCCTCCTCCCCTCCCGCCCCTTCTCCGCGAATCCCAATCCCGTGATGGGCGACCGCGTCGTCCAGGAGCTCCTCGCCGAGGCCGAGCGGGAGCGGCAGCGGGAGCGCGAGGAGAGGCGGAAGGCCGGGGTCGAcgtcgccgacgacgacgacgaagaggaggaggattacATGGGAGTGGGCCCGCTCATCGAGAAGCTGGAGAAGAAGCGGGCGAGGGAGGCCGACAGCGCCTTCGACATGTTCTGGGAGCCCACGGATTCCGACAGCGACGAAGACGACGAGCGCTTCTCCCCCGACGAGATCAAGAAGCGCCTCGACGAGTTCGACAGGAAATGCAAGCGCCACTCCGAGCTCCTCAAGAACTTCGCCGAGGCTG AAACTCTTGATGAAGCTCACAAATGGATGACTAAAATTGACAAATTCGAGCAGCGACATTTGAAGCTTCCACTGGAATATAGGGTCATAGGTGATATGATGAATCGCCTAAAAGAGTCTACAGGAAAAGAAAGGTTTATTCTTCTTCAGAAGCTAAATCGAGCTGTGAGGCTGATGGAATGCAAAGAAGCATATGACCCCACTAATCCTGCGAATTTTGGAGTAATTCAGCACCAACAAGTTGGTTCTCCTGATGATCTGGTAGATAATGCTGGATTCGAGAAGGAGAAGCAAATGATCCAAGGGGCAAGACTAGAGGAAGATGATGAGGATTTCAgtgaagcaaaagagagagatgacGCGCTGATAGAGAAACTCAATGCTATAGAAAAGAAACTTGAGGAGAAATTAGCAGAGTTGGATCATACATTTGGCAAGAAGGGCAGAGCTTTGGAAGAAGAGATCAAGGATCTGGTAGAGGAGCGAAATTCTTTGACGGACAAAAAGAGAAGACCTCTCTACCGGAAA GGCTTTGATGTTAAAGTTATTGATGTTAATCGAACATGTAAAGTTACAAAG GGGGGACAAGTGGCCAAGTACACTGCATTGTTAGCTACTGGAAACTACCATGGAGTAGTAGGTTTTGCTAAAGCTAAAGGTCCAACTGCAAAGATTGCTATTCAAAGG GCATATGAGAAATGTTTCCAGAACCTTCACTACATCGAGCGATATGAAGATCACACAATCGCGCATGCAATCCATACCAAATATGAGAAAACTAAG ATATATTTGTGGCCTGGACCAATGGGAAGTGGGATATCAGCAGCTGGTAGAACTGTTGAAACTGTACTGTATTTGGCTGGTTTCAGCAATGTCAAGTCAAAG ATCATTGGCTCAAGGAACCCACTTAATGTTATAAAAGCACTCTTCAAAGCGCTGAATGCT ATTGAAACACCGAAGGATGTCCAGGAGAAGTTTGGACGAACTGTTGTTGAGTCGTACTTGATGTAG